One stretch of Bosea vaviloviae DNA includes these proteins:
- a CDS encoding extracellular solute-binding protein, translating to MTDDQRTRKPGASRRQFVEGGAAVLATLPALGATGAFAQALALPKSPVAISVIDVGGALALLQKPLENYRDAKKNLVSRMTFTKAPAPELPGKIKAMQEAGRVDIDLIIGGLDALSAGIEQKLWEPLLPAHAASLPDPTKILLKAALDMHNLGGGQGMCVVYYPSGPLLEYMPAKVKTPPTTVEELLTWTKQNPNRFLYARPANSGPGRTFIMGLPYLLGDKDPKDPVNGWDKTWAYLKELGQNIEYYPTGTGATMKELGDGSRDMIVSTTGWDINPRALGIVPKEAKIQTLKGFHWVSDAQYMFVPKGVSSEKLAVILDLISHTLTPAQQAFTYDEGYFYPGPAVKDVPLSMAPESSQKAIAEYGRPEYADLIANNPIETPLTPDKMVVAFRRWDEEVGTKRK from the coding sequence ATGACAGACGATCAGAGGACAAGGAAGCCGGGCGCTTCGCGCCGGCAATTCGTCGAAGGCGGCGCAGCCGTGCTGGCGACCCTGCCGGCCCTGGGTGCGACGGGCGCCTTCGCGCAGGCGCTGGCACTGCCGAAATCGCCGGTTGCGATCAGCGTGATCGATGTCGGCGGCGCGCTCGCTTTGCTGCAGAAGCCGCTCGAGAATTATCGCGACGCCAAGAAGAATCTGGTCTCGCGCATGACCTTCACCAAGGCGCCGGCACCGGAGCTGCCGGGCAAGATCAAGGCGATGCAGGAGGCCGGCCGGGTCGATATCGACCTCATCATCGGCGGCCTGGATGCGCTCTCGGCCGGTATCGAGCAGAAGCTCTGGGAGCCGCTCCTGCCGGCTCACGCCGCATCGCTGCCCGATCCGACCAAGATCCTGCTCAAGGCCGCGCTCGACATGCATAATCTCGGCGGCGGCCAGGGCATGTGCGTGGTCTACTACCCCTCCGGACCGCTGCTCGAATACATGCCGGCCAAGGTCAAGACGCCGCCGACCACGGTCGAGGAGCTGCTGACCTGGACCAAGCAGAACCCCAACCGCTTCCTCTATGCCCGTCCGGCCAATTCCGGCCCGGGCCGCACCTTCATCATGGGGCTGCCCTATCTGCTCGGCGACAAGGATCCCAAGGATCCGGTCAATGGCTGGGACAAGACCTGGGCTTATCTCAAGGAGCTCGGACAGAACATCGAATACTACCCGACCGGCACCGGCGCGACGATGAAGGAGCTCGGCGACGGCTCGCGCGACATGATCGTCTCGACCACCGGCTGGGACATCAATCCGCGTGCGCTCGGCATCGTGCCGAAGGAAGCCAAGATCCAGACACTGAAGGGCTTCCACTGGGTCTCCGACGCCCAGTACATGTTCGTGCCCAAAGGCGTCTCCAGCGAGAAACTCGCCGTCATCCTCGACCTGATCAGCCACACGCTGACACCGGCGCAGCAAGCCTTTACCTATGACGAGGGCTATTTCTATCCGGGTCCGGCCGTGAAGGACGTGCCGCTCTCGATGGCGCCGGAAAGCAGCCAGAAGGCGATCGCCGAATATGGCCGGCCCGAATATGCCGACCTGATCGCCAATAATCCGATCGAGACGCCGCTGACGCCCGACAAGATGGTGGTGGCCTTCCGCCGTTGGGACGAGGAAGTCGGCACCAAGCGGAAATAA
- a CDS encoding ABC transporter permease subunit: MTAETLEAPSATVPAGAPPHPLREFWSYFSANRGAVAGLIVIVIVLLAAVFAEVLAPHSPYLTNNAVFLKPPAWQEGGSWSYPLGTDAIGRDILSRLLYGARLSLVIGIAVVALAMALGIVLGLVAGFFKGITEIVIMRLMDIVLTMPSLLLAIVIVAILGPGLMNAMLAVAIVVLPHYVRITRAAVIAETSKDYVVAAKVSGAGTLRLMFSEVLPNCTAPLIVQATLGVSTAILDAAALGFLGLGAQPPTPEWGTMLADAREFVLRAWWVVTLPGLAILITVLAFNLLGDGLRDALDPKLKR; the protein is encoded by the coding sequence ATGACCGCTGAAACCCTGGAAGCCCCGAGCGCAACCGTCCCGGCGGGCGCCCCGCCTCATCCCTTGCGCGAGTTCTGGAGCTATTTCAGCGCCAATCGCGGCGCGGTTGCCGGCCTTATCGTCATCGTCATCGTGCTGCTGGCGGCCGTCTTCGCCGAGGTGCTGGCGCCGCATTCGCCCTATCTGACCAACAACGCCGTCTTCCTGAAGCCGCCGGCCTGGCAGGAAGGCGGCTCGTGGAGCTATCCGCTCGGCACCGACGCGATTGGCCGCGACATCCTCTCGCGCCTGCTCTATGGCGCGCGCCTCTCGCTGGTCATCGGCATCGCCGTGGTGGCGCTCGCCATGGCGCTGGGCATCGTGCTCGGCCTGGTCGCGGGCTTCTTCAAGGGCATCACCGAAATCGTCATCATGCGATTGATGGACATCGTGCTGACGATGCCGAGCCTGCTGCTCGCCATCGTCATCGTCGCGATCCTGGGGCCGGGCCTGATGAACGCGATGCTGGCCGTCGCGATCGTGGTTCTGCCGCATTATGTCCGGATCACGCGCGCCGCCGTCATCGCCGAGACCTCGAAGGACTATGTCGTCGCCGCCAAGGTCAGCGGCGCGGGCACCTTGCGATTGATGTTCAGCGAAGTGCTGCCCAACTGCACCGCCCCCTTGATCGTGCAAGCGACGCTCGGCGTCTCCACAGCGATCCTGGACGCCGCAGCGCTGGGCTTCCTCGGCCTGGGCGCGCAGCCGCCGACGCCTGAATGGGGCACGATGCTGGCCGATGCGCGTGAGTTCGTGCTGCGCGCCTGGTGGGTGGTGACGCTGCCGGGTCTGGCGATCCTGATCACCGTGCTCGCTTTCAACCTGCTCGGGGATGGCTTGCGCGACGCCCTCGACCCCAAACTGAAACGCTAG
- a CDS encoding peptide ABC transporter ATP-binding protein codes for MTNPVIDARELTQTYPVKRGLFRAPASLQAVSRVSFTVAPGKTLAVVGESGCGKSTLARMATLIETPTSGTLTLDGLDAIHPPSSERTRLRRTVQMVFQNPYGSLNPRKRIGAILEEPLLINTKLSKAERTEKARAIMAKVGLRPEHYSRYPHMFSGGQRQRIAIARSLILSPKLLVADEPVSALDVSIQAQVLNLLADIQDEFGLAYLFISHDLGVVRHIAHDVMVMYLGHAIEHGPKQAIFARPLHPYTQALLASTPRVTTEKRERIVLKGELPSPLNPPKGCVFSTRCPHVTDLCRSERPPARELDQRLVACHYAERFLAQAA; via the coding sequence GTGACGAACCCGGTCATCGATGCGCGCGAACTGACGCAAACCTATCCGGTCAAGCGCGGCCTGTTCCGTGCGCCGGCGAGCCTGCAGGCCGTCAGCCGCGTCTCCTTCACCGTCGCCCCCGGCAAGACACTCGCCGTCGTCGGCGAATCCGGCTGCGGGAAATCGACGCTCGCCCGGATGGCCACCCTGATCGAGACCCCGACATCGGGCACGCTGACGCTCGACGGCCTCGACGCGATCCACCCGCCTTCTTCCGAAAGGACGAGGCTGCGCCGTACGGTGCAGATGGTCTTCCAGAACCCTTACGGCTCGCTCAATCCGCGCAAGCGCATCGGCGCGATCCTTGAGGAGCCGCTGCTGATCAACACCAAGCTGAGCAAGGCCGAGCGCACCGAGAAGGCGCGCGCTATCATGGCCAAGGTCGGCCTGCGCCCCGAGCATTACAGCCGCTACCCGCATATGTTCTCAGGCGGCCAGCGCCAGCGCATCGCGATCGCCCGCTCGCTGATCCTCTCGCCGAAACTGCTGGTCGCCGACGAGCCGGTCTCGGCGCTCGACGTCTCGATCCAGGCCCAGGTGCTCAACCTGCTCGCCGACATCCAGGACGAGTTCGGGCTGGCTTATCTCTTCATCTCGCATGATCTCGGCGTCGTCCGGCACATCGCCCATGACGTGATGGTGATGTATCTCGGCCATGCCATCGAGCACGGCCCCAAGCAGGCCATCTTCGCCCGCCCGCTGCACCCCTATACCCAGGCTCTGCTCGCCTCGACGCCGCGCGTCACCACGGAAAAGCGCGAGCGCATCGTGCTGAAGGGCGAATTGCCCTCGCCGCTGAACCCGCCCAAGGGCTGCGTCTTCTCGACCCGCTGCCCGCATGTGACGGATCTTTGCCGCAGCGAGCGCCCGCCGGCCCGGGAGCTCGACCAGCGCCTCGTCGCCTGCCACTACGCCGAGCGCTTCCTCGCGCAAGCCGCCTGA
- a CDS encoding AGE family epimerase/isomerase, whose protein sequence is MPADTAETLSGWLRETLLPGWLARVYDPARPGFVEMLEPGGAASGSDIRSTLVTARLTYAFSHAHLLGVPGALDAARHGMAFLWETCRRPDGRFSHRCRASGELVDARSDFYDLAFVLFSLGWFARASGDGQALARAEEVMGFIETQLAHRDGGFGEDTLGTLPRRQNPHMHLLEACHALAEASGDRRWLARADAVVALMRRRMLDEATDSLGEFFGEDWSAWPEPRGLVREPGHHYEWTWLLYHHERLTHSASARIDARRLYGFAERHRDQGPTHPVINEIDPNGAVLNGAALLWPQTEYLKALVARIEFEGDEAASDRLDGHLGLMFERFVDRKTGLWVNQIDSAGQAIIEPVPVRVLYHLLLACAEIVRLRPETRLP, encoded by the coding sequence ATGCCTGCCGACACCGCCGAGACGCTTTCGGGCTGGCTGAGGGAAACGCTGCTGCCGGGCTGGCTCGCGCGCGTCTACGACCCCGCGCGGCCCGGCTTCGTCGAGATGCTCGAGCCCGGCGGCGCGGCCTCCGGCAGCGACATCCGCAGCACGCTGGTAACCGCGCGCCTGACCTACGCCTTCAGCCACGCGCATCTGCTCGGCGTGCCCGGTGCGCTGGACGCCGCACGCCACGGCATGGCCTTCCTCTGGGAGACCTGCCGGCGCCCCGATGGCCGCTTCAGCCATCGCTGCAGGGCCAGCGGAGAGCTGGTCGATGCGCGGTCCGATTTCTACGATCTCGCCTTCGTATTGTTCTCGCTCGGCTGGTTCGCTAGGGCGAGCGGTGATGGCCAGGCCTTGGCGCGAGCCGAAGAGGTGATGGGCTTCATCGAGACGCAGCTCGCCCATCGCGATGGCGGCTTCGGGGAGGATACGCTGGGCACCCTGCCGCGTCGGCAGAACCCGCATATGCACCTGCTCGAAGCCTGCCACGCTCTGGCCGAGGCCAGCGGCGACAGGCGCTGGCTCGCCCGCGCGGACGCCGTCGTCGCGCTGATGCGCAGGCGCATGCTCGACGAGGCGACGGATTCGCTCGGAGAGTTTTTCGGCGAGGATTGGAGTGCCTGGCCGGAGCCGCGCGGCCTCGTCCGCGAGCCCGGCCACCATTACGAATGGACCTGGCTGCTCTACCACCATGAGCGGCTGACGCATTCCGCCAGCGCCCGCATCGACGCTCGCCGGCTCTACGGCTTTGCCGAGCGGCACCGCGATCAGGGCCCGACGCATCCCGTCATCAACGAGATCGACCCCAACGGAGCGGTTTTGAACGGCGCGGCGCTGCTTTGGCCCCAGACCGAATATCTCAAGGCGCTCGTCGCACGGATCGAGTTCGAGGGCGACGAGGCCGCGTCCGACCGGCTCGACGGCCATCTGGGCCTGATGTTCGAGCGCTTCGTCGATCGCAAGACCGGGCTTTGGGTCAACCAGATCGACAGCGCCGGGCAGGCCATCATCGAGCCAGTTCCGGTGCGCGTGCTCTACCATCTGCTGCTCGCCTGCGCCGAGATCGTGCGGCTGCGGCCGGAGACCCGGCTGCCCTAG
- a CDS encoding ABC transporter ATP-binding protein, whose translation MPLLEIENLSVEFPTSAGTLKAVDRISLTLDEGEILGVVGESGSGKSVTMLALMGLVAYPGKITADRLMFGGRDLLAMSDRERRKLTGKDVAMIFQEPSTSLNPCFTIGFQIAETLRKHEGMDGKAARRRAIELLEQVGIPAPESRMKAYPHQLSGGMNQRVMIAMAIACNPRLLIADEPTTALDVTIQAQILDLLISLQRERDMALVLITHNMGVVAETAQHIMVMYAGQIMEERNVASLFAAPQHPYSAALLAALPERSEGEHRLATIPGMVPGLHDRPKGCLFSPRCAYATDHSRLVQPELRPWQDGQIRCHYPLGDPQRDALRAVGGNQLAAPETTP comes from the coding sequence ATGCCGCTGCTCGAAATCGAGAATCTGAGCGTCGAATTCCCGACCTCCGCCGGCACGCTGAAGGCCGTCGATCGCATCAGCCTGACGCTCGACGAGGGCGAGATCCTCGGCGTCGTCGGCGAGTCCGGCTCCGGCAAGAGCGTCACCATGCTCGCGCTGATGGGCCTCGTCGCCTATCCCGGCAAGATCACCGCCGACCGCCTGATGTTCGGCGGACGCGACCTGCTCGCCATGTCCGACCGGGAGCGTCGCAAGCTCACCGGCAAGGATGTCGCGATGATCTTCCAGGAGCCGAGCACCAGCCTCAATCCCTGCTTCACCATCGGCTTCCAGATCGCCGAGACGCTCAGGAAGCATGAGGGCATGGACGGCAAGGCGGCGCGCCGGCGCGCGATCGAACTGCTCGAGCAGGTCGGCATTCCCGCTCCCGAGAGCCGGATGAAGGCCTATCCGCACCAGTTGTCGGGCGGCATGAACCAGCGCGTGATGATCGCCATGGCGATCGCCTGCAATCCGCGGCTGCTGATCGCCGACGAGCCGACCACCGCGCTCGACGTCACCATCCAGGCGCAGATCCTCGATCTCCTGATCTCGCTGCAGCGCGAGCGCGACATGGCGCTGGTCCTGATCACCCATAATATGGGCGTGGTCGCCGAGACGGCGCAGCACATCATGGTGATGTATGCCGGCCAGATCATGGAGGAGCGCAACGTCGCTTCGCTGTTCGCGGCCCCGCAGCACCCCTATTCCGCCGCGCTGCTGGCCGCCCTGCCCGAGCGCAGCGAGGGCGAGCACCGGCTCGCGACCATTCCTGGCATGGTGCCGGGCCTGCATGACCGGCCCAAGGGCTGCCTGTTCAGCCCGCGCTGCGCCTATGCCACCGACCATTCCCGCCTGGTCCAGCCGGAGCTGCGGCCTTGGCAGGACGGGCAGATCCGCTGCCATTACCCGCTCGGTGATCCGCAGCGCGACGCCCTGCGCGCGGTCGGCGGCAATCAGCTCGCGGCCCCGGAGACGACGCCGTGA